The nucleotide sequence ACAGCATTTCCCATCCGTGGTAGTCTTGGAGCGCCCCGAGCACCTTCGTGGCGATGCGGTTTCGATGAATGAAATCCTCCTGTATGACACTTCCCGGGCGGAAGCCGATTTTTACCTGCAAACCCATTCCACCAACCCTTTGTTGCAGCCTGCCACGCTCTCGCGCGCTGTCCAGTCACTATTGGCGCACTCACCAGAGTACGATTCGCTCTTCTCGGTCACCCGCCGACAGGTCCGCCTGTGGGACCAGCTTGGGCGGGCCATCAATCACAACCCTGCCATCCTCCTGCAAACCCAGGATTTACCCCCAGTGTATGAAGAGAACTCCTGCCTTTATATCTTCAGCCGCAGCATACTATCGAATCGCCTGAACCGCATCGGGGAACGCCCTCTGATGTTCGAGATCGATGCTGCTGAAGCCTGGGATATCGACGAGGAGCTTGATTTTGCCATCACCGCATTTTTATTGCAACAGGCACAGGTGAGAAATGCATAAGCCTGGCTTCACGATATTAGTTACTGCTCCGTATTTGATCCCGATCCTGCCGCGCTTCCGCCCGTTGTTGGAGGATCGCGGGTTGCAGCTGATCGTCCCCAAGGTGCATGAGCGCCTGAGTGAAGCTGAGCTGCTTGCGTTCGCTGGCCAATTCGACGGTACCATCTGCGGCGACGACAAGTACACCTCCCGTGTTCTAGAAGCCTGTGCACCCCGCCTCAAGGTTATTTCAAAGTGGGGCACCGGCATCGATTCAATCGACCGCCAGGCGGCTGAGCAGCTCGGCATCCGGGTATGCAACACTCCCAACGCCTTCACCCTGCCGGTTGCCGATACCGTCTTGGGTTACATACTCACCTTCGCTCGCCATTTCCCCTGGATGGACCGGGCCATCAAGGCTGGCCAATGGGAAAAAATCCCCGGCTACTCGCTCAGTGAACGCACTCTTGGCGTGGTCGGGGTTGGCAAGATCGGTAAAGCCGTGATCCGCCGTGCCCGCGCTTTTGGCATGCGTATCCTTGCCAACGATATCATTCCTATCGATTCTGTTTTCCTCAATAAAAACGAGGTGGAGATGACTTCCCTGCCAGACCTGCTTTCTCAGGCTGATTTCGTCAGCCTGAACTGCGACCTCAACCCCACCAGCTACCACCTGATCAACGCCCAAACCCTCACCCACATCAATCCTTCCGCTGTGCTCATCAACACCTCGCGCGGTCCGGTCATCGATGAACCTGCCCTGATCGAAGCTCTACGGTCAGGCAAGCTGGCAGGTGCTGCCCTGGATGTTTACGAAGTCGAACCCCTGCCGTCAGATAGCCCATTGACCAAGATGGATAACGTGCTCCTGGGCTCGCACAATTCTAATTCCAGCCCCAAGGCGTGGGAAAAGGTGCATCAAAATACGATTGACAACCTGCTTGAAGGTCTTGGAATCCCATTACCATAGGATGTGTTCCCATGCAAAATCCTGTATCTGACATTACCCAGCCGTCCACGCACACCGTGCTGATCACCGGCGCAGCTGGTGGGATCGGTCGCGCCACGGTCCACCACTTCGCTTCCCAGGGTTGGCGCGTGATAGGC is from Anaerolineales bacterium and encodes:
- a CDS encoding acylneuraminate cytidylyltransferase, with amino-acid sequence MPKIIALVPMRHHSQRVPGKNFRPLAGMPLFHHIIGSLLACPEIAQVVVDTDSPPIMEGLKQHFPSVVVLERPEHLRGDAVSMNEILLYDTSRAEADFYLQTHSTNPLLQPATLSRAVQSLLAHSPEYDSLFSVTRRQVRLWDQLGRAINHNPAILLQTQDLPPVYEENSCLYIFSRSILSNRLNRIGERPLMFEIDAAEAWDIDEELDFAITAFLLQQAQVRNA
- a CDS encoding dihydrofolate reductase; amino-acid sequence: MHKPGFTILVTAPYLIPILPRFRPLLEDRGLQLIVPKVHERLSEAELLAFAGQFDGTICGDDKYTSRVLEACAPRLKVISKWGTGIDSIDRQAAEQLGIRVCNTPNAFTLPVADTVLGYILTFARHFPWMDRAIKAGQWEKIPGYSLSERTLGVVGVGKIGKAVIRRARAFGMRILANDIIPIDSVFLNKNEVEMTSLPDLLSQADFVSLNCDLNPTSYHLINAQTLTHINPSAVLINTSRGPVIDEPALIEALRSGKLAGAALDVYEVEPLPSDSPLTKMDNVLLGSHNSNSSPKAWEKVHQNTIDNLLEGLGIPLP